A window of the Cystobacter fuscus genome harbors these coding sequences:
- a CDS encoding LysR substrate-binding domain-containing protein, with translation MRTTDLSELAAFDAVARHKSFKRAGEERGVTASAISHAVSNLESRVGIRLLNRTTRSVSLTDAGAMLLSRLAPAFGDIGSAMDGLNQFRDSPFGKVRLNAPSSIAPFILGPVLGPLIASHPNLELEIVTTDRLVDIVEEGFDAGIRLGESLRDGMTAVRIKPRLRFAVVGSPAYFAARPVPRTPTELKAHICFQNLYPSGMRYAWEFKKDGRTVEFQPTGPFSSDDHDLLIRAALAGGGLAYVWENRAETLIRDGALIRCLDPWCAPEDWLYLYYPARKYISAGLRAVIEAMRA, from the coding sequence ATGCGCACGACGGATCTTTCGGAACTGGCCGCCTTCGACGCGGTCGCCCGCCACAAGAGTTTCAAGCGGGCGGGCGAGGAGCGCGGCGTCACGGCCTCGGCCATCAGCCACGCGGTCAGCAATCTGGAATCCCGTGTCGGCATCCGGCTGCTGAACCGCACGACCCGCAGCGTATCGCTCACCGACGCGGGGGCCATGCTGCTGTCGCGGCTGGCACCAGCGTTCGGGGACATCGGCTCGGCCATGGACGGGTTGAATCAGTTCCGGGACTCGCCGTTCGGCAAGGTGCGGCTCAATGCGCCCAGCTCGATCGCGCCCTTCATCCTGGGTCCCGTGCTTGGACCCCTGATCGCCTCCCATCCCAACCTGGAGCTTGAGATCGTCACCACCGATCGCCTGGTGGATATCGTCGAGGAAGGTTTCGACGCCGGCATCCGGCTGGGGGAAAGCCTGCGCGACGGCATGACGGCTGTGCGGATCAAGCCCCGCCTGCGCTTCGCGGTCGTCGGCTCACCAGCCTATTTTGCGGCTCGGCCGGTCCCGCGCACCCCCACCGAACTGAAGGCTCACATCTGCTTTCAGAACCTCTATCCCTCGGGCATGCGCTACGCCTGGGAGTTCAAGAAGGACGGCCGGACCGTGGAGTTCCAGCCCACCGGCCCCTTTTCTTCCGACGACCATGACCTGCTGATCCGGGCGGCCTTGGCGGGCGGAGGCCTGGCCTATGTCTGGGAGAACCGGGCGGAGACGCTGATCCGCGACGGCGCACTGATCCGCTGCCTCGACCCGTGGTGCGCCCCGGAAGACTGGCTGTATCTGTACTACCCGGCCCGGAAATACATCTCCGCCGGCCTGCGGGCGGTGATCGAGGCCATGCGGGCCTAG
- a CDS encoding VOC family protein: MADFIPPAQNPGSIFADMRGHHVAVRTPSLEEAKAFYVGKLDFRVVAEWAYGDENLAYLAPPTDDHFYVEVLGGGEPAPAEVRPYTDLADSLKYRGYHHFCLNVSNVEETVEKLRGRGVTIVTEPFVLEAISRKLAFFRDPFGNLIELAQVLS, encoded by the coding sequence ATGGCTGATTTCATCCCGCCCGCCCAGAACCCCGGCTCGATCTTCGCCGACATGCGCGGCCATCACGTCGCCGTCCGCACCCCCAGCCTGGAAGAGGCCAAGGCCTTCTACGTCGGCAAGCTGGATTTCCGCGTCGTGGCCGAATGGGCCTATGGCGACGAGAACCTGGCCTATCTGGCTCCGCCGACCGACGATCATTTCTACGTCGAGGTGCTGGGCGGCGGTGAGCCGGCGCCGGCCGAAGTCCGCCCCTATACCGACCTGGCCGACAGCCTGAAGTACCGCGGCTATCATCACTTCTGCCTCAACGTCTCGAATGTCGAGGAGACGGTCGAGAAGCTGCGCGGACGTGGCGTCACCATCGTCACCGAGCCGTTCGTGCTGGAGGCCATCAGCCGCAAGCTGGCCTTCTTCCGCGACCCGTTCGGCAACCTGATCGAGCTGGCGCAGGTGCTGTCGTGA
- a CDS encoding low molecular weight phosphatase family protein translates to MKTVIFACVHNAGRSQMAAAYFNALAAPEKARAFSAGTQPGERVHPEVQAAMSEVGIDLSGAKPQRLTDELAQGAFLLVTMGCGDACPHVPGLKRDDWPLEDPKGKPVERVRKIRDEVRTRVAMLLEREGWAS, encoded by the coding sequence ATGAAGACGGTGATTTTTGCCTGTGTCCACAACGCGGGGCGCTCGCAGATGGCAGCCGCCTATTTCAACGCGCTAGCGGCACCGGAAAAAGCACGAGCCTTTTCGGCCGGAACGCAACCGGGTGAGCGCGTCCACCCCGAGGTTCAGGCCGCTATGTCGGAGGTGGGGATCGACTTGTCTGGCGCGAAGCCCCAGCGGCTGACGGATGAGCTGGCGCAGGGCGCGTTCCTGCTCGTCACCATGGGTTGCGGGGACGCCTGCCCACATGTGCCGGGCTTGAAGCGCGACGACTGGCCCCTGGAGGACCCGAAGGGGAAGCCGGTGGAGCGTGTTCGCAAGATTCGCGATGAGGTGCGCACCCGCGTTGCGATGCTACTGGAGCGTGAAGGCTGGGCTTCCTAG
- a CDS encoding arsenic resistance protein gives MLGWFFLSVVPGWLGAEGTAFDVSMWSIGKSVLIFLGVPLAAGALTRLSLTRFKGEDWYEKKFLPRLGPTALLGLLYTIVLMFAMQGEKLTRLPLDVVRISIPLLIYFGIMFTSAFFLSRRLGFSDEETTSLSFTAAGNNFELAIAVAVGVFGMASGETLAGVVGPLIEVPALIALVYLSLWLKRRLFPESGSPVLPHRFSDNNIVKGHSAPPTPEGAR, from the coding sequence GTGCTCGGCTGGTTCTTCTTGAGCGTGGTGCCGGGTTGGCTCGGCGCGGAGGGCACTGCATTTGACGTGTCCATGTGGAGCATCGGGAAGAGCGTGTTGATCTTCCTGGGCGTCCCTCTGGCGGCTGGGGCACTCACTCGCCTGAGCCTTACGCGGTTCAAAGGCGAAGACTGGTACGAAAAGAAGTTCCTCCCTCGCTTGGGACCTACGGCGTTGCTCGGACTGCTCTACACAATCGTCCTGATGTTCGCGATGCAGGGCGAGAAGCTCACCCGCCTCCCATTGGACGTAGTGCGCATCAGCATTCCGCTTCTGATCTACTTCGGCATCATGTTTACGAGCGCTTTCTTCCTCTCGCGTAGGTTGGGGTTCAGCGACGAGGAAACCACGTCCCTGTCCTTCACGGCAGCCGGTAACAATTTCGAGCTAGCTATCGCGGTCGCAGTGGGCGTTTTCGGCATGGCTTCGGGTGAGACACTGGCGGGTGTCGTGGGACCACTGATCGAGGTGCCCGCCCTTATTGCGCTCGTCTACCTGTCTCTGTGGCTCAAGCGGCGCTTGTTCCCAGAGTCAGGCTCACCCGTGCTGCCGCATCGATTCAGCGACAACAACATTGTCAAGGGGCATTCCGCGCCCCCCACTCCCGAGGGAGCCCGATGA
- a CDS encoding ArsR/SmtB family transcription factor, with the protein MSAAASLDVQQPSRLFKALGDETRLRIVALLAHGELCVCHLESALELTQSNTSRQLSVLRAAGVVEPRRNGSWVYYRLAPQLDEVCKQQLKALVSSFGKQETLRKDVEQLLKSRGPNSCQ; encoded by the coding sequence ATGTCCGCTGCCGCATCGCTCGACGTCCAACAGCCATCCCGGCTCTTCAAAGCGCTGGGGGATGAAACCCGACTACGCATCGTGGCGCTGCTAGCCCACGGGGAGCTGTGCGTCTGTCACCTGGAGTCCGCTCTCGAGCTGACGCAATCCAACACCTCCCGCCAGCTCAGTGTGCTGCGCGCGGCCGGTGTGGTGGAGCCCCGACGGAATGGGAGCTGGGTTTACTACCGGCTCGCGCCCCAGCTCGACGAGGTGTGCAAGCAGCAGCTCAAGGCGCTCGTCAGTTCCTTCGGCAAGCAAGAGACGCTTCGCAAGGACGTCGAACAGCTCCTCAAATCCCGTGGGCCCAACTCCTGCCAGTGA
- a CDS encoding macrolide family glycosyltransferase codes for MARGAFFNIPFHGHTNATFPVVRELVERGEDITYYLTDSFRPQVERAGARFHRYESTVEEGLKSGTVGFLPARMPAESRAVIPQLIEAVRAQRPDYVVYDPLCLWGQLLANHLRIPAVLFRPTMVVTPRGGASLDFMKSRVAMFPGLFEQAGKDIAVLRQEYGLPPTDLWGMLRHEEPLNLVCVPRAFQPGGETFDERYVFVGPSIRARGDTGDFPLAHLEGGPVLYISLGTVFNNWPEFYRMCFEAFGGMPWRVVLSTGHTVNVAELGEVPGNFLVRPSVPQLEVLERTSVFVTHGGANSLMESFAHRVPVVVIPQMAEQPLNAARVAELELGLALQRETVTVEQLRRAVERVSREPTFREKARTLQQEVLASGGYRRAAEAILAYREKWAGASAS; via the coding sequence ATGGCCAGAGGCGCTTTCTTCAACATCCCCTTTCACGGGCACACCAACGCCACCTTTCCCGTGGTGCGCGAGCTGGTGGAGCGGGGCGAGGACATCACCTACTACCTCACCGACTCGTTCCGTCCCCAGGTGGAGCGGGCGGGTGCGCGCTTCCATCGCTACGAGAGCACGGTGGAGGAGGGCCTGAAGTCCGGCACCGTGGGGTTCCTCCCGGCCCGTATGCCCGCGGAGAGCCGCGCGGTGATTCCCCAGCTCATCGAGGCCGTGCGCGCCCAGCGCCCCGACTACGTGGTCTACGATCCGCTCTGCCTGTGGGGGCAGCTGCTCGCCAACCACCTGCGCATCCCCGCGGTCCTCTTCCGCCCCACCATGGTCGTGACGCCGCGCGGCGGCGCGAGCCTGGACTTCATGAAGAGCCGGGTCGCGATGTTTCCGGGCCTGTTCGAGCAGGCGGGAAAGGACATCGCCGTCCTGAGGCAGGAGTACGGTCTGCCTCCTACGGACCTCTGGGGCATGTTGCGCCACGAGGAGCCGCTGAACCTGGTCTGTGTGCCGCGCGCGTTCCAGCCCGGGGGCGAGACCTTCGATGAGCGCTACGTCTTCGTGGGGCCGTCCATCCGGGCGCGCGGAGACACCGGGGACTTCCCCCTGGCGCACCTCGAGGGCGGTCCGGTGCTCTACATCTCGCTGGGAACGGTCTTCAACAACTGGCCGGAGTTCTACCGGATGTGCTTCGAGGCGTTCGGCGGGATGCCCTGGCGCGTGGTGCTCTCCACCGGGCACACGGTGAACGTGGCGGAGCTGGGGGAGGTGCCCGGCAACTTCCTCGTGCGCCCCTCGGTGCCCCAGCTCGAGGTGCTCGAGCGCACGTCCGTCTTCGTCACCCACGGCGGGGCCAACAGCCTGATGGAGTCCTTCGCCCACAGGGTGCCCGTGGTCGTCATTCCCCAGATGGCCGAGCAGCCGCTCAACGCCGCGCGGGTCGCCGAGCTGGAACTGGGACTGGCCCTGCAGCGGGAGACCGTCACGGTGGAGCAGTTGCGGCGGGCGGTGGAGCGGGTCTCGCGCGAGCCCACGTTCCGGGAGAAGGCGCGCACCCTGCAGCAGGAGGTCCTCGCCTCGGGAGGCTACCGCCGCGCGGCCGAGGCCATCCTCGCGTACAGGGAGAAGTGGGCCGGTGCCAGCGCTTCCTGA
- a CDS encoding DUF3037 domain-containing protein gives MPARSSFDYAIIRVVPRVEREEFINAGVILYCLTHRFLGARVELDTSRLEALAPGTDPELILHHLASIPRVCAGGRAAGPVGQLPQKERFHWLVAPRSTMIQTGPVHSGLCEDPAQAIEHLMQRMVRPPTP, from the coding sequence GTGCCCGCGCGCAGCTCGTTTGACTACGCCATCATCCGCGTCGTGCCCCGCGTGGAGCGCGAGGAGTTCATCAACGCGGGCGTCATCCTCTATTGCCTCACCCATCGCTTCCTGGGCGCGCGGGTGGAGCTGGACACGAGCCGGCTCGAGGCGCTCGCGCCGGGCACCGACCCCGAGCTGATCCTGCACCATCTGGCCTCCATTCCCCGGGTGTGCGCCGGAGGCCGCGCGGCGGGCCCCGTGGGACAGCTCCCCCAGAAGGAGCGCTTCCACTGGCTGGTGGCCCCGCGCAGCACGATGATCCAGACGGGACCCGTGCACTCGGGCCTGTGCGAGGACCCCGCCCAGGCGATCGAGCACCTGATGCAACGGATGGTGCGACCTCCCACCCCCTGA
- a CDS encoding HipA family kinase yields MRTLSATRYVTPLREGGSCPAIVEAEDSGMYVLKFRGAGQGIKALVAEILSGELARALGLRVPELVLLELDPALGRAEPDGEIRDLIKASAGLNLGMDYLPGSITFDPTVRPTPEPTEASAIVCLDAYVTNVDRTPKNPNLLCWHSALWLIDHGASLYFHHSWDDYLERSRSRFPAVRDHVLLPWASALPEALATLRERVTADVIHGIVARVPEAWLGPTQEPRFSTVTEHREAYASFLLERLNAAPAFIEEAIRARAQLV; encoded by the coding sequence GTGAGAACCCTTTCCGCGACCCGTTACGTCACGCCCCTGCGCGAGGGCGGCTCGTGCCCCGCCATCGTCGAGGCGGAGGACTCGGGCATGTATGTCCTCAAGTTCCGCGGCGCCGGCCAGGGCATCAAGGCGCTCGTGGCGGAGATCCTCTCCGGAGAGCTCGCGCGCGCGCTCGGCCTGCGCGTGCCCGAGCTCGTGCTCCTGGAGCTGGATCCCGCGCTCGGCCGCGCCGAGCCGGATGGCGAGATCCGCGACCTCATCAAGGCGAGCGCCGGGCTCAACCTCGGCATGGACTACCTGCCCGGCTCCATCACGTTCGATCCCACCGTGCGCCCCACCCCCGAGCCCACCGAGGCCTCGGCCATCGTGTGCCTGGACGCCTACGTGACGAACGTGGACCGCACGCCCAAGAACCCCAACCTGCTGTGCTGGCACTCGGCGCTGTGGCTCATCGACCATGGCGCGTCGCTCTACTTCCACCACTCGTGGGACGACTACCTCGAGCGCAGCCGGAGCCGGTTCCCCGCGGTGCGCGACCATGTGCTGCTGCCCTGGGCCTCGGCGCTGCCCGAGGCGCTGGCCACCCTGCGCGAGCGCGTGACGGCGGACGTCATCCACGGCATCGTCGCCCGCGTGCCCGAGGCCTGGCTCGGTCCCACCCAGGAGCCACGCTTCTCCACCGTCACCGAGCACCGCGAGGCCTATGCCTCCTTCCTGCTCGAGCGCCTGAACGCAGCACCCGCGTTCATCGAGGAGGCCATCCGTGCCCGCGCGCAGCTCGTTTGA
- a CDS encoding type II CAAX endopeptidase family protein, producing MEDVNPNPAPPSGSRPLDPLGVAVAATLAVFLAFLLVSPVQVLNLALGVWFTQLFVFLGGGWLVLSATGRAPARYTGLSAWSAGPAAFGFVLGVANFFGIIAPVQYLAQLVLPGSWNDYDVSGIFLGQSPVELAFIVAGLGIGAPLCEEFFFRGVFFRGLLARGGPPWRALFFSAALFSAFHLDRMGFVSRLELGLVFGWLLWRTGSLWPGILAHAANNLVSTALFFGARHLESARTPSPGDEGRMVVLLALGGCAVLLGLLSAARRFPGLLGGPLRPLEEREAPEPPVHLEPPTRLLRRAFPWMTAATLVLGAYVVLDPVGIELSQVDLRYPLAPVPEDAPDALHAERNALYELRVRARRGETPVGEYTQERRRQSRQSGGGRPPVLPTPNLPASKETP from the coding sequence GTGGAAGACGTCAACCCCAACCCCGCGCCCCCTTCTGGATCCAGGCCGTTGGATCCGCTGGGTGTCGCGGTGGCCGCCACCCTGGCGGTGTTCCTCGCCTTCCTGCTCGTCTCGCCCGTGCAGGTGCTCAACCTCGCCCTGGGCGTCTGGTTCACCCAGCTCTTCGTCTTCCTCGGCGGAGGCTGGCTCGTGCTGAGCGCCACCGGACGGGCCCCGGCGCGCTACACCGGCCTGTCCGCCTGGAGCGCGGGGCCAGCGGCGTTCGGCTTCGTCCTCGGAGTGGCCAACTTCTTCGGCATCATCGCCCCCGTGCAGTACCTGGCCCAGCTCGTCCTGCCCGGGTCCTGGAACGACTACGACGTGTCGGGCATCTTCCTGGGACAGTCGCCCGTGGAGCTGGCCTTCATCGTGGCGGGCCTGGGTATCGGCGCGCCCCTGTGCGAGGAGTTCTTCTTCCGGGGCGTCTTCTTCCGGGGGCTGCTGGCGCGGGGCGGCCCACCATGGCGCGCCCTGTTCTTCTCCGCGGCCCTCTTCAGCGCGTTCCACCTGGACCGGATGGGCTTCGTGTCGCGCCTGGAGCTGGGCCTGGTGTTCGGCTGGCTGCTGTGGCGCACGGGCTCGCTGTGGCCCGGCATCCTCGCGCACGCGGCCAACAACCTCGTGTCCACCGCGCTCTTCTTCGGCGCCCGGCACCTCGAGTCCGCGCGGACGCCCTCCCCCGGCGACGAGGGCCGGATGGTGGTGCTGCTCGCGCTCGGGGGCTGCGCGGTGCTGCTCGGACTGCTGTCCGCCGCGCGCCGCTTCCCGGGCCTGCTGGGGGGTCCTCTCCGTCCACTCGAGGAGCGGGAGGCTCCCGAGCCGCCCGTCCACCTGGAGCCCCCGACGCGGCTGCTGCGCCGCGCCTTCCCCTGGATGACGGCCGCGACGCTGGTGCTGGGCGCCTACGTCGTCCTGGACCCCGTGGGCATCGAGTTGAGCCAGGTCGATCTGCGCTACCCGCTCGCCCCCGTTCCCGAGGACGCGCCGGATGCCCTGCACGCCGAGCGCAATGCCCTCTATGAACTCCGGGTGCGCGCCCGCCGGGGCGAGACGCCCGTGGGCGAGTACACCCAGGAGCGCCGCCGGCAGTCCCGGCAGTCAGGAGGAGGACGACCCCCCGTCCTTCCCACCCCGAACCTCCCCGCATCGAAGGAAACCCCGTGA
- a CDS encoding cytochrome c3 family protein, whose product MERQSRIVLGLVALSLVVAGLAWAATANERSLAIYPAQRIPVRFDHKQHLEAGAECTTCHDSARTSASVKDRNLPGHEECETCHDLDAARKGAKTDPPSACNVCHPGFDATVHLAPPKLDAPPANLNFNHQLHVQKKVDCATCHGSMTDVQLATRQQLPKMVTCLKCHDGHQAPKECGACHLKQPSGRLQLTFPSGILRPMQGDPLGLDHGPRYEFNHGNRASMDRGTCLSCHTESYCQTCHDALQKPLSVHPNDFITLHPVQARQDSTRCTSCHRAQSFCVACHERSGVGQNSDRSLRARNVKVHPDYNAWVEVPGPQHHGVAASRDMQSCVSCHREESCLTCHSGMTGRQVNPHPDGFSAACKRVAASNDRACLKCHTESSLAQKGCR is encoded by the coding sequence ATGGAGCGCCAGTCCCGAATCGTCCTGGGCCTCGTCGCCCTGTCCCTGGTGGTGGCCGGCCTCGCCTGGGCGGCCACCGCGAACGAGCGCAGCCTCGCCATCTACCCGGCGCAGCGCATCCCCGTGCGCTTCGATCACAAGCAGCACCTGGAGGCGGGGGCCGAGTGCACCACGTGTCATGACAGCGCCCGGACGAGTGCCTCGGTGAAGGACCGCAACCTGCCGGGCCACGAGGAGTGCGAGACGTGCCACGACCTCGACGCGGCGAGGAAGGGCGCGAAGACGGATCCTCCGTCCGCCTGCAACGTGTGCCACCCGGGCTTCGACGCCACGGTGCACCTGGCGCCGCCGAAGCTGGACGCGCCCCCGGCCAACCTGAACTTCAACCACCAGCTCCACGTGCAGAAGAAGGTGGATTGCGCGACGTGCCATGGCTCCATGACGGACGTGCAGCTCGCCACCCGGCAGCAGCTGCCGAAGATGGTCACGTGCCTCAAGTGCCATGACGGCCACCAGGCGCCCAAGGAGTGCGGCGCCTGCCACCTGAAGCAGCCCTCGGGGCGACTGCAGCTCACGTTCCCCTCGGGCATCCTGCGCCCCATGCAGGGGGATCCCCTCGGCCTGGACCACGGCCCGCGCTACGAGTTCAACCACGGCAACCGCGCGTCGATGGACCGGGGCACGTGCCTGTCGTGCCACACCGAGTCCTATTGCCAGACGTGCCACGACGCGCTCCAGAAGCCGCTGTCGGTGCACCCCAACGACTTCATCACCCTGCACCCGGTGCAGGCGCGCCAGGACTCCACGCGCTGCACGAGCTGCCACCGCGCGCAGTCCTTCTGCGTCGCGTGCCACGAGCGCTCGGGGGTGGGGCAGAACTCGGACCGCTCGCTGCGCGCGCGCAACGTGAAGGTGCACCCGGACTACAACGCCTGGGTGGAAGTGCCCGGGCCCCAGCACCACGGCGTCGCGGCGTCGCGGGACATGCAGTCGTGTGTGTCCTGCCACCGCGAGGAGTCGTGCCTCACGTGCCACTCGGGGATGACGGGGCGGCAGGTGAACCCGCACCCGGATGGGTTCTCCGCGGCGTGCAAGCGCGTGGCGGCGAGCAATGATCGGGCCTGTCTCAAGTGCCACACCGAGTCGAGCCTCGCCCAGAAGGGGTGCCGCTGA
- a CDS encoding Ig-like domain-containing protein has protein sequence MRRFLWLGLLGCAACLEPGEPFLAAADADPPDVVSTEPGAGGTVEAGGTLQILFSERMDTRTLRPGIAVFEGRAEVPLEVLVPAEPEGQDDLERGDVPSTVTVRASAGAFTPGTAYTLVLRTLLTDTQGNPLTQEVRVPFRTEP, from the coding sequence ATGCGCCGGTTCTTGTGGTTGGGCCTCCTGGGGTGTGCGGCGTGCCTGGAGCCCGGCGAGCCCTTCCTCGCCGCGGCCGACGCGGATCCGCCGGACGTGGTGTCCACCGAGCCGGGCGCCGGAGGCACGGTGGAGGCGGGCGGCACGCTGCAGATCCTCTTCTCCGAGCGGATGGACACGCGCACGCTGCGCCCGGGCATCGCCGTCTTCGAGGGCCGGGCGGAGGTGCCGCTGGAGGTGTTGGTGCCCGCGGAGCCGGAGGGTCAGGACGACCTCGAGCGGGGGGACGTGCCCTCGACCGTCACGGTGCGCGCCAGCGCGGGAGCCTTCACGCCGGGCACGGCCTACACGCTGGTGCTGCGCACGCTGCTCACGGACACCCAGGGCAATCCGCTCACGCAAGAGGTGCGGGTGCCCTTCCGCACGGAGCCGTGA
- a CDS encoding 1-acyl-sn-glycerol-3-phosphate acyltransferase, which translates to MDTVLGPAVDHHEALSKEFGPISRVLGQRYFDGVRFPAEAEAELRALHAKGFVVHVMRTTAWINFLYLSWASVRRGLPLIRAVVNLRPWFTRPFRNARQRGPFEERFAHARDSGNSGLIFLKKTALFSASGKDIEENPFPTLVAMARREERSVFLVPELFVWEKRTARLNPNVWDRVFGSPEAPGFLHSMVAFFRNYRRAQFRVGEPIDLKRFIAENPQDSDEVIARKVRGMLNHHLSRETRAVFGPPEKSADRILDETLRDRTLRRALDTVATETNRSPESVLRQSRRNLEAIAARASPTMLAFASPLLAWVFNRIYDGIEVDEAGLNRALKAASKAPLVLCPSHKSHVDYLVMSWILWNRGYAVPLVAAGANLSFWPLGPFLRRCGAFFLRRSFKDDKIYAATFKAYVKKLVHDGVHQEFFPEGGRSRTGKLLLPKLGMFTWQVEAVLEGARNDLIFVPVSIDYEKVVESDSYSKELAGGEKKPEDLKALLSTPKVLAARYGRIHLTFDEPLSLVELMKSRGLEPGQPLTDEQKKGLVRALGNRVMYGISKVSTVTPHALVSSALLSHRRRGMTSRELSERIHLLRRVASEEQAPLAMLLKDSPSNPDAMGPIQDAMRTFCSDGLVRTQKAHGEVIYQAEDERRGEMAFYKNTLMNLVAARSLVANALLVGSPAPFDEVKARALWLSRLFKVEFIYRVGASFDTIFAEVVERLVRMGLILHQDTTLSVAPEPHARPELEFLADQLRDYLEAYLIAALTLPEVSTGAVQDRKSFVRQALDLGRAEYHSGRITAAESLAKVTLENAVAYMLDQRYLVEEDKKLKLGPAAPDVAACKQFAEEIRRYLRHQR; encoded by the coding sequence GTGGACACCGTCCTGGGACCGGCTGTCGATCATCATGAGGCGTTGAGCAAGGAGTTCGGCCCCATCTCGAGGGTATTGGGGCAGCGCTACTTCGACGGCGTCCGCTTTCCCGCGGAGGCCGAGGCGGAGCTGCGCGCGCTGCACGCCAAGGGCTTCGTGGTGCACGTCATGCGCACCACGGCGTGGATCAACTTCCTCTATCTCTCCTGGGCGAGCGTGCGCCGGGGGCTGCCGCTCATCCGGGCGGTGGTCAACCTGCGCCCCTGGTTCACCCGCCCCTTCCGCAACGCCCGGCAGCGCGGCCCCTTCGAGGAGCGCTTCGCCCACGCGCGCGACTCGGGCAACAGCGGCCTCATCTTCCTGAAGAAGACGGCCCTGTTCAGCGCCTCGGGCAAGGACATCGAGGAGAACCCCTTCCCCACCCTGGTCGCCATGGCGCGCCGGGAAGAGCGCTCCGTCTTCCTCGTGCCCGAGCTCTTCGTCTGGGAGAAGCGCACCGCGCGCCTCAATCCCAACGTGTGGGACAGGGTGTTCGGCAGCCCCGAGGCGCCCGGCTTCCTGCACTCGATGGTGGCCTTCTTCCGCAACTACCGCCGCGCCCAGTTCCGCGTGGGCGAGCCCATCGATCTCAAGCGCTTCATCGCGGAAAACCCCCAGGACTCCGACGAGGTGATCGCCCGCAAGGTGCGCGGCATGCTGAACCACCACCTGTCGCGTGAGACGCGCGCCGTCTTCGGTCCCCCGGAGAAATCCGCCGATCGCATCCTCGACGAGACGCTGCGCGACCGCACCCTGCGCAGGGCGCTCGACACCGTGGCCACCGAGACCAACCGCAGCCCGGAGAGCGTGCTGCGCCAGTCCCGGCGCAACCTGGAGGCCATCGCCGCCCGAGCCAGCCCCACCATGCTGGCGTTCGCCTCGCCCCTGCTCGCCTGGGTCTTCAACCGCATCTACGACGGCATCGAGGTGGACGAGGCCGGGCTCAACCGCGCCCTCAAGGCCGCCAGCAAGGCCCCGCTCGTGCTCTGCCCCTCGCACAAGAGCCACGTGGACTACCTGGTGATGAGCTGGATCCTCTGGAACCGCGGCTACGCCGTGCCGCTCGTCGCCGCGGGCGCCAACCTGTCCTTCTGGCCGCTCGGCCCCTTCCTGCGCCGCTGCGGCGCCTTCTTCCTGCGCCGCTCCTTCAAGGACGACAAGATCTACGCCGCCACCTTCAAGGCGTACGTGAAGAAGCTCGTCCACGACGGCGTGCACCAGGAGTTCTTCCCCGAGGGCGGACGCTCGCGCACCGGCAAGCTGCTTCTCCCCAAGCTCGGCATGTTCACCTGGCAGGTGGAGGCCGTGCTCGAGGGCGCGCGCAACGATCTCATCTTCGTCCCCGTCTCCATCGACTACGAGAAGGTCGTGGAGTCGGACAGCTACTCGAAGGAGCTGGCCGGCGGGGAGAAGAAGCCCGAGGACCTGAAGGCCCTGCTCAGCACACCCAAGGTGCTCGCCGCGCGCTACGGCCGCATCCACCTCACCTTCGACGAGCCCCTGTCGCTCGTGGAGTTGATGAAGAGCCGCGGGCTCGAGCCTGGCCAACCGCTGACGGACGAGCAGAAGAAGGGCCTGGTGCGCGCCCTGGGCAACCGCGTCATGTACGGCATCAGCAAGGTGTCCACCGTGACGCCCCACGCCCTGGTGAGCTCCGCCCTGCTCTCCCACCGCCGGCGCGGCATGACCAGCCGCGAGCTGTCCGAGCGCATCCACCTCCTGCGCCGCGTCGCCAGCGAGGAGCAGGCCCCCCTGGCCATGCTGCTCAAGGACTCGCCGAGCAACCCCGACGCCATGGGCCCCATCCAGGACGCCATGCGCACCTTCTGCTCCGACGGCCTGGTGCGCACCCAGAAGGCGCACGGCGAGGTCATCTACCAGGCCGAGGACGAGCGCCGCGGGGAGATGGCCTTCTACAAGAACACGCTGATGAACCTGGTGGCGGCGCGCAGCCTCGTGGCCAACGCGCTGCTCGTGGGCTCCCCGGCGCCCTTCGACGAGGTGAAGGCCCGCGCGCTGTGGCTCTCGCGCCTCTTCAAGGTGGAGTTCATCTACCGGGTGGGCGCCAGCTTCGACACCATCTTCGCCGAGGTCGTCGAGCGGCTGGTGCGCATGGGCCTCATCCTCCACCAGGACACCACGCTGAGCGTGGCCCCCGAGCCCCATGCCCGGCCGGAGCTGGAGTTCCTCGCGGATCAGCTGCGCGACTACCTGGAGGCCTACCTCATCGCCGCCCTCACGCTGCCCGAGGTGTCCACGGGCGCGGTGCAGGATCGCAAGTCCTTCGTGCGCCAGGCGCTGGACCTCGGCCGGGCCGAATACCACTCCGGCCGCATCACCGCCGCCGAGTCACTGGCCAAGGTGACGCTGGAGAACGCGGTGGCCTACATGCTCGACCAGCGCTACCTCGTGGAGGAGGACAAGAAGCTCAAGCTCGGCCCCGCCGCGCCCGACGTGGCGGCGTGCAAGCAGTTCGCCGAGGAGATCCGCCGCTACCTGCGTCACCAGCGCTGA